The following coding sequences are from one Streptomyces angustmyceticus window:
- a CDS encoding YxD-tail cyclophane-containing RiPP peptide has protein sequence MATTPRTEPAVAAPPGPSAERLPDFAGVDVGVLAARTDHAVLGEVAALLLRNWPSADDAVAYYEDGPEKALH, from the coding sequence GTGGCGACTACCCCCCGCACCGAACCGGCGGTGGCCGCCCCGCCGGGACCGTCGGCCGAGCGGCTGCCGGACTTCGCCGGGGTCGACGTGGGCGTTCTCGCGGCGCGGACGGACCACGCGGTGCTGGGAGAGGTGGCGGCGCTGCTGCTGCGCAACTGGCCGTCGGCGGACGACGCCGTGGCGTATTACGAGGACGGCCCGGAAAAAGCCTTGCATTGA
- a CDS encoding multifunctional oxoglutarate decarboxylase/oxoglutarate dehydrogenase thiamine pyrophosphate-binding subunit/dihydrolipoyllysine-residue succinyltransferase subunit has protein sequence MSLQSPNSSSISTDHEGQGKNPAAAFGPNEWLVDEIYQQYLQDPNSVDRAWWDFFADYKPGGATAPGQPAEGSPGASTGSAGAAGAAQPPAPAQSTPAPAAEPKPSAAAPATPAKPAASAPAPAKAAPAKPAAKAAAQKADGEVTAGPEFVTLRGPSAAVAKNMNASLELPTATSVRAVPVKLLFDNRIVINNHLKRARGGKVSFTHLIGYAMVQALKAMPAMNYSFAEKDGKPTLVKPDHVNLGLAIDLVKPNGERQLVVAAIKKAETLTFFEFWQAYEDIVRRARDNKLTMDDFTGVTASLTNPGGIGTVHSVPRLMPGQSMIMGVGAMDYPAEFQGTSQDALNKLGVSKVMTLTSTYDHRVIQGAASGEFLRVMSQLLLGEKDFFDDIFKSLRIPYEPIRWMRDIDASHDDDVTKAARVFELIHSYRVRGHVMADTDPLEYHQRKHPDLDITEHGLTLWDLEREFAVGGFSGKSMMKLRDILGVLRDSYCRTTGIEFMHIQDPQQRKWIQDRVERSHKSPEREEQLRILRRLNSAEAFETFLQTKYVGQKRFSLEGGESVIPLLDAVIDSAAESRLDEVVIGMAHRGRLNVLANIVGKSYAQIFREFEGNLDPKSMHGSGDVKYHLGAEGTFTGLDGEQITVSLTANPSHLEAVDPVVEGVARAKQDIINKGGTDFTVLPIQLHGDAAFAGQGVVAETLNMSQLRGYRTGGTVHVVINNQVGFTAAPESSRSSMYATDVARMIEAPIFHVNGDDPEAVVRVARLAFEFRQAFNKDVVIDLICYRRRGHNESDNPAFTQPLMYDLIDKKRSVRKLYTESLIGRGDITLEEAEQALQDFQGQLEKVFTEVRDATTTPAAPEVPQPKAEFPVYVDTAISQEVVKRIAESQVNIPERVTVHPRLLPQLQRRAAQVEDNTIDWGMGETLAIGSLLMEGTPVRLAGQDSRRGTFGQRHAVLIDRETGDDYTPLLYLSEDQARFNVYDSLLSEYAAMGFEYGYSLARPEALVMWEAQFGDFVNGAQTVVDEFISSAEQKWGQTSGVTLLLPHGYEGQGPDHSSARIERFLQLCAQNNMTVAAPTLPSNYFHLLRWQVHNPHHKPLVVFTPKSMLRLKAAASSTEEFTTGGFRPVIGDSTVKPEDVRKVIFCSGKVYYDLEAEREKRGASDTAIVRIERLYPLPGKELQAEIAKFPNAEKYLWTQEEPANQGAWPFLGLNLIDHLDLAVGADVPHGERLRRISRPHSSSPAVGSAKRHQAEQAQLVAEAFDA, from the coding sequence GTGTCGCTACAGTCCCCCAACAGCTCGAGCATCTCGACCGACCACGAGGGGCAGGGGAAGAACCCTGCCGCCGCGTTCGGTCCCAATGAGTGGCTCGTCGACGAGATCTACCAGCAGTACCTCCAGGATCCGAACTCGGTAGACCGAGCCTGGTGGGACTTCTTCGCCGACTACAAGCCGGGCGGTGCCACCGCGCCGGGCCAGCCGGCGGAGGGCTCCCCCGGTGCAAGCACCGGCTCCGCTGGAGCGGCTGGCGCCGCGCAGCCTCCCGCCCCGGCCCAGTCGACCCCGGCGCCCGCCGCCGAGCCCAAGCCGTCAGCCGCCGCGCCGGCGACCCCGGCCAAGCCGGCCGCGAGCGCACCGGCCCCGGCGAAGGCCGCACCGGCCAAGCCGGCCGCCAAGGCCGCCGCCCAGAAGGCCGACGGCGAGGTCACCGCCGGTCCCGAGTTCGTCACCCTGCGCGGCCCGTCGGCCGCCGTTGCGAAGAACATGAACGCCTCCCTGGAGCTGCCGACGGCCACGTCCGTCCGCGCGGTCCCGGTGAAGCTGCTCTTCGACAACCGCATCGTGATCAACAACCACCTCAAGCGCGCCCGGGGCGGGAAGGTCTCCTTCACCCACCTCATCGGGTACGCGATGGTGCAGGCCCTCAAGGCCATGCCGGCGATGAACTACTCCTTCGCGGAGAAGGACGGCAAGCCGACGCTGGTCAAGCCGGACCACGTCAACCTCGGTCTGGCCATCGACCTGGTGAAGCCGAACGGTGAGCGCCAGCTCGTCGTCGCCGCCATCAAGAAGGCCGAGACGCTGACCTTCTTCGAGTTCTGGCAGGCCTACGAGGACATCGTCCGCCGGGCCCGCGACAACAAGCTGACGATGGACGACTTCACCGGGGTCACCGCGTCGCTGACGAACCCGGGCGGCATCGGCACCGTCCACTCCGTGCCGCGCCTGATGCCGGGCCAGTCCATGATCATGGGCGTCGGCGCGATGGACTACCCCGCGGAGTTCCAGGGCACCTCGCAGGACGCCCTGAACAAGCTGGGTGTCTCCAAGGTCATGACGCTGACCAGCACCTACGACCACCGGGTGATCCAGGGCGCCGCCTCCGGCGAGTTCCTGCGGGTCATGAGCCAGCTGCTGCTCGGCGAGAAGGACTTCTTCGACGACATCTTCAAGTCGTTGCGGATCCCGTACGAGCCGATCCGCTGGATGCGCGACATCGACGCGTCGCACGACGACGACGTCACCAAGGCCGCGCGGGTCTTCGAGCTGATCCACTCCTACCGGGTCCGCGGCCACGTCATGGCCGACACCGACCCGCTGGAGTACCACCAGCGCAAGCACCCCGACCTCGACATCACCGAGCACGGCCTCACCCTGTGGGACCTGGAGCGCGAGTTCGCGGTCGGCGGCTTCTCCGGCAAGTCCATGATGAAGCTGCGCGACATCCTCGGCGTGCTGCGCGACTCGTACTGCCGCACCACCGGCATCGAGTTCATGCACATCCAGGACCCGCAGCAGCGCAAGTGGATCCAGGACCGGGTCGAGCGCTCGCACAAGTCGCCCGAGCGCGAGGAGCAGCTGCGCATCCTGCGCCGGCTGAACTCCGCCGAGGCGTTCGAGACGTTCCTGCAGACGAAGTACGTCGGCCAGAAGCGCTTCTCGCTGGAGGGCGGCGAGTCCGTCATCCCGCTGCTGGACGCGGTCATCGACTCCGCGGCCGAGTCGCGCCTGGACGAGGTCGTCATCGGCATGGCCCACCGCGGCCGCCTCAACGTCCTCGCCAACATCGTCGGCAAGTCCTACGCCCAGATCTTCCGCGAGTTCGAGGGCAACCTCGACCCGAAGTCGATGCACGGCTCCGGCGACGTGAAGTACCACCTGGGCGCCGAGGGCACCTTCACCGGTCTCGACGGCGAGCAGATCACGGTCTCGCTCACCGCCAACCCCTCCCACCTGGAGGCCGTGGACCCGGTCGTCGAGGGTGTCGCCCGCGCCAAGCAGGACATCATCAACAAGGGCGGCACGGACTTCACGGTCCTGCCGATCCAGCTGCACGGTGACGCGGCGTTCGCCGGCCAGGGTGTGGTCGCCGAGACGCTGAACATGTCGCAGCTGCGCGGCTACCGCACCGGCGGCACGGTCCACGTCGTCATCAACAACCAGGTCGGCTTCACCGCCGCCCCGGAGTCGTCGCGCTCGTCCATGTACGCCACCGACGTGGCCCGCATGATCGAGGCGCCGATCTTCCACGTGAACGGCGACGACCCCGAGGCCGTCGTCCGCGTTGCCCGTCTGGCCTTCGAGTTCCGCCAGGCGTTCAACAAGGACGTCGTCATCGACCTGATCTGCTACCGGCGCCGCGGCCACAACGAGTCCGACAACCCGGCCTTCACCCAGCCGCTGATGTACGACCTGATCGACAAGAAGCGCTCGGTGCGCAAGCTCTACACCGAGTCCCTCATCGGTCGCGGCGACATCACGCTGGAGGAGGCCGAGCAGGCGCTGCAGGACTTCCAGGGCCAGCTGGAGAAGGTCTTCACCGAGGTCCGCGACGCCACGACGACGCCGGCCGCCCCCGAGGTCCCGCAGCCGAAGGCCGAGTTCCCGGTCTACGTCGACACCGCGATCTCCCAGGAGGTCGTCAAGCGGATCGCCGAGTCGCAGGTCAACATCCCCGAGCGGGTCACCGTCCACCCGCGTCTGCTGCCCCAGCTGCAGCGCCGCGCGGCCCAGGTCGAGGACAACACCATCGACTGGGGCATGGGCGAGACCCTCGCCATCGGCTCGCTGCTGATGGAGGGCACCCCGGTCCGGCTCGCCGGCCAGGACTCCCGCCGCGGCACCTTCGGCCAGCGCCACGCGGTGCTGATCGACCGCGAGACCGGCGACGACTACACCCCGCTGCTCTACCTCTCCGAGGACCAGGCCCGCTTCAACGTCTACGACTCGCTGCTGAGCGAGTACGCGGCGATGGGCTTCGAGTACGGCTACTCCCTGGCCCGCCCGGAGGCGTTGGTCATGTGGGAGGCGCAGTTCGGTGACTTCGTCAACGGCGCCCAGACCGTCGTCGACGAGTTCATCTCCTCGGCGGAGCAGAAGTGGGGCCAGACGTCCGGCGTCACCCTGCTGCTGCCGCACGGCTACGAGGGCCAGGGCCCGGACCACTCCTCGGCCCGGATCGAGCGCTTCCTGCAGCTGTGCGCGCAGAACAACATGACGGTCGCCGCGCCGACCCTGCCGTCGAACTACTTCCACCTGCTGCGCTGGCAGGTCCACAACCCGCACCACAAGCCGCTGGTCGTCTTCACCCCGAAGTCGATGCTGCGTCTGAAGGCCGCGGCGTCGAGCACGGAAGAGTTCACGACGGGCGGCTTCCGCCCCGTCATCGGCGACTCCACGGTCAAGCCCGAGGACGTCCGCAAGGTCATCTTCTGCTCCGGCAAGGTCTACTACGACCTGGAGGCCGAGCGCGAGAAGCGCGGCGCGAGCGACACCGCGATCGTCCGCATCGAGCGCCTCTACCCGCTTCCCGGCAAGGAGCTCCAGGCGGAGATCGCCAAGTTCCCGAACGCCGAGAAGTACCTGTGGACGCAGGAGGAGCCGGCGAACCAGGGTGCGTGGCCGTTCCTCGGCCTCAACCTGATCGACCACCTCGACCTGGCCGTCGGCGCCGATGTCCCGCACGGCGAGCGCCTGCGCCGCATCTCGCGGCCGCACTCCTCGTCGCCGGCCGTCGGCTCCGCCAAGCGCCACCAGGCGGAGCAGGCACAGCTGGTCGCGGAGGCCTTCGACGCCTGA
- a CDS encoding FxsB family cyclophane-forming radical SAM/SPASM peptide maturase gives MAGEKTGRTPVVPFRQFVLKVHSRCNLACTYCYIYTGPDRSWRARPPAVPAATVRQTALRIAEHARTHGLREVRIDLHGGEPLLTGPGPLLEQAAAIRAALPAGCTAEFGVQTNGTLLTPETIDTLAAAGFRLGLSLDGGTPGLNRRRVDHAGRSSWPAVSRAARLLRDRPDVFAGILCTVDITADPAEVHDSLRALDPPMVDFLLPHANWTSPPPATTAGRSRPAVPGQAGRTPYGDWLCTVFDLWWDGGPGPRVRVFTEILGLLLGRPSSSEAVGLSPVVALVVDTDGAIEQVDSLKSAYEGAAATGLDVFRHTFDEALAHPGMAARRSGRDGLAAQCRGCALVEVCGGGNYAHRYRADAGGFTNPSVYCADLERLIRHIAARLDAAVALNRGAAELT, from the coding sequence GTGGCGGGGGAGAAGACCGGCCGGACCCCGGTGGTGCCCTTCCGGCAGTTCGTCCTGAAGGTCCACAGCCGCTGCAACCTCGCCTGCACCTACTGCTACATCTACACCGGCCCCGACCGCAGCTGGCGCGCCCGCCCGCCGGCCGTCCCGGCCGCCACCGTCCGGCAGACCGCCCTGCGCATCGCCGAACACGCCCGCACCCACGGGCTGCGCGAGGTCCGGATCGACCTGCACGGCGGCGAGCCGCTGCTCACCGGCCCCGGACCGCTCCTGGAGCAGGCCGCCGCGATCCGCGCCGCGCTGCCCGCCGGCTGCACCGCCGAGTTCGGCGTCCAGACCAACGGGACACTGCTCACCCCCGAGACGATCGACACCCTCGCCGCCGCGGGGTTCCGCCTCGGCCTCAGCCTGGACGGCGGCACCCCCGGCCTCAACCGCCGCCGTGTCGACCACGCGGGGCGGTCCTCCTGGCCCGCGGTCTCCCGCGCCGCACGCCTGCTCCGCGACCGGCCCGACGTGTTCGCCGGCATCCTGTGCACCGTCGACATCACCGCCGACCCCGCCGAGGTCCACGACTCGCTGCGCGCCCTGGACCCCCCGATGGTCGACTTCCTCCTCCCGCACGCCAACTGGACCAGCCCGCCGCCGGCCACCACCGCCGGCCGCTCCCGCCCCGCCGTCCCCGGGCAGGCCGGCCGCACCCCGTACGGCGACTGGCTGTGCACCGTCTTCGACCTGTGGTGGGACGGCGGCCCCGGACCCCGGGTGCGGGTGTTCACCGAGATCCTCGGCCTCCTGCTGGGCCGCCCCAGCTCCAGCGAGGCGGTCGGGCTCTCGCCCGTCGTCGCCCTGGTCGTCGACACCGACGGCGCCATCGAACAGGTGGACTCGCTCAAGTCCGCCTACGAGGGCGCCGCCGCCACCGGCCTCGACGTCTTCCGCCACACCTTCGACGAGGCCCTGGCCCACCCCGGGATGGCCGCCCGCCGCAGCGGCCGGGACGGCCTCGCCGCGCAGTGCCGCGGCTGCGCCCTGGTGGAGGTGTGCGGCGGCGGCAACTACGCCCACCGCTACCGCGCGGACGCCGGCGGATTCACCAACCCGTCCGTCTACTGCGCCGACCTGGAACGCCTGATACGGCACATCGCGGCCCGGCTGGACGCCGCCGTCGCCCTCAACCGAGGTGCCGCCGAGCTGACCTGA
- the fxsT gene encoding FxSxx-COOH system tetratricopeptide repeat protein, translating to MVDQATFSGPTGSGEHITISYAGFTRPWAAWISHQLEAQGHGTTLLRWDPQVDTALVEELSGLLEAEGRLLIVLDDWYFRLGPKTQEEWTAALREVVSPHADRFAAVSVATQSLPATASLLRPADLRDLDAQEANRRVLQRLGIAGAGRAVDEEAPGAPRFPNNPPEVWNIPRRNNRFTGRDGVLEELHGKLAGSGAGAGPPLETRIALYGTSGVGKSQIAAEYAHRFGNDYDVVWWISATNRGAAREQLAELATRLGLPVGRELGDRIRAVHEALRVGRPYRRWLLVFDSADDMEQIEDLVPDGRGHVLITTLTRDWSGSGSAQEIEVLPFDRVESVAYARRRAPRLTPMEADLLSDAVQDLPLLLAQTAAWLDANPMSPKEYIELIRRGEPSLVGIRISSDYPMAFQTSWAITLNTLRERSPAAVELLKLFAFFAPDAIPVPMLAQARRGDLPEHLADLAAEPISWNTALRRLTESTAVRLDYQASQDAEPAVETALMHRLYHRFLRSDMTEDERDLMAATACRVLVTADPQDPADTRYWERYAALIPHLEPAGVLDSPEPAVQQLLLNCVEYLRVRGEYRMGLRLCEQFMSRWRTRLAATQRTMLVLTHQHANMLRRLGRYREAEAVGSAVVDQLTAERDPADADLLRAQDGLAGTLIALGAYGQAYDLFDAVWRTYAALLGPEAPRTLSSRHNLATVLALLGRYDEALVTHREVLAFRERELRARHHLTLNAGTAYARTLRLLGRYRDATSGQELNARLHLQVMGAHTPQTLRAEHNLALCLRRSGDTARAAALLADLVERSRRVQGPRHPETLMVRADHATFLREHGDLGHARDLAEEVAERYRALAGERHPYTVGTLGNVGLVRAEFGDSAEALALADRALGGMTEAMGPDHPWTLGCALNAGAARNRVDDEEGAVELGRATLARAKAALGDTHPLTLSAKTALAEDLRALRRGQEAAKLEQEAIGQLSETLGPEHPHTLSARRRRRPYWDFEPQPV from the coding sequence ATGGTCGATCAGGCCACCTTTTCCGGTCCCACCGGCTCCGGCGAACACATCACCATCAGCTATGCCGGCTTCACCCGGCCCTGGGCGGCGTGGATCTCCCACCAGCTGGAGGCGCAGGGCCACGGCACCACCCTGCTGCGGTGGGACCCCCAGGTGGACACCGCGCTGGTGGAGGAGCTGTCGGGGCTGCTGGAGGCCGAGGGCCGGCTGCTGATCGTGCTGGACGACTGGTACTTCCGGCTGGGCCCCAAGACGCAGGAGGAGTGGACGGCCGCCCTGCGCGAGGTGGTCTCCCCGCACGCCGACCGGTTCGCCGCGGTGAGCGTGGCCACCCAGTCCCTGCCCGCCACGGCCTCCCTGCTGCGCCCCGCCGACCTGCGCGACCTGGACGCCCAGGAGGCCAACCGCCGGGTGCTGCAGCGGCTCGGCATCGCGGGAGCGGGCCGGGCCGTGGACGAGGAGGCGCCCGGCGCGCCCCGCTTCCCGAACAACCCGCCCGAGGTGTGGAACATCCCGCGCCGCAACAACCGCTTCACCGGCCGCGACGGCGTCCTGGAAGAACTGCACGGCAAGCTGGCCGGCTCCGGCGCGGGCGCGGGCCCGCCGCTGGAGACCCGGATCGCGCTGTACGGCACCTCCGGCGTCGGCAAGAGCCAGATCGCCGCCGAGTACGCCCACCGCTTCGGCAACGACTACGACGTGGTGTGGTGGATCAGCGCCACCAACCGCGGCGCCGCCCGCGAACAGCTCGCCGAACTCGCCACCCGGCTCGGCCTGCCCGTCGGCCGGGAGCTGGGCGACCGCATCCGCGCCGTCCACGAAGCGCTCCGCGTCGGCCGCCCCTACCGCCGCTGGCTGCTGGTCTTCGACAGCGCCGACGACATGGAGCAGATCGAGGACCTGGTGCCGGACGGCCGCGGCCACGTCCTGATCACCACCCTCACCCGCGACTGGTCGGGCTCCGGCAGCGCCCAGGAGATCGAGGTGCTGCCCTTCGACCGCGTCGAGAGCGTCGCCTACGCCCGGCGCCGCGCCCCGCGGCTGACGCCGATGGAGGCCGACCTGCTCTCCGACGCCGTCCAGGACCTGCCGCTGCTGCTCGCCCAGACCGCCGCCTGGCTGGACGCCAACCCGATGTCGCCCAAGGAGTACATCGAGCTGATCCGCCGCGGCGAGCCCAGCCTGGTCGGCATCCGCATCTCCTCCGACTACCCCATGGCCTTCCAGACCAGCTGGGCCATAACCCTCAACACCCTGCGCGAACGCAGCCCCGCCGCGGTCGAACTCCTCAAGCTGTTCGCGTTCTTCGCCCCGGACGCCATCCCCGTCCCGATGCTCGCCCAGGCCCGCCGCGGCGACCTGCCCGAACACCTCGCCGACCTGGCCGCCGAGCCGATCAGCTGGAACACCGCGCTGCGCCGGCTGACCGAGTCCACCGCCGTACGCCTCGACTACCAGGCCTCCCAGGACGCCGAACCGGCCGTGGAGACCGCGCTGATGCACCGGCTCTACCACCGGTTCCTGCGCAGCGACATGACCGAGGACGAGCGCGACCTGATGGCGGCGACGGCCTGCCGGGTGCTGGTCACCGCCGACCCGCAGGACCCCGCCGACACCCGCTACTGGGAGCGCTACGCCGCGCTCATCCCGCACCTGGAGCCGGCCGGCGTCCTCGACAGCCCCGAGCCCGCGGTCCAGCAGCTGCTGCTCAACTGCGTCGAATACCTGCGGGTCCGCGGCGAGTACCGCATGGGCCTGCGGCTGTGCGAACAGTTCATGTCCCGCTGGCGCACCCGGCTCGCGGCCACCCAGCGCACCATGCTCGTCCTCACCCACCAGCACGCCAACATGCTGCGCAGGCTCGGCCGCTACCGCGAGGCCGAGGCGGTCGGCAGCGCCGTCGTCGACCAGCTCACCGCCGAGCGGGACCCCGCCGACGCCGACCTGCTGCGGGCCCAGGACGGCCTGGCCGGCACCCTGATCGCCCTGGGCGCGTACGGGCAGGCCTACGACCTCTTCGACGCCGTCTGGCGGACCTACGCCGCCCTGCTCGGCCCGGAGGCACCCCGCACCCTCTCCTCACGGCACAACCTCGCCACTGTCCTGGCGCTGCTCGGACGCTACGACGAAGCGCTGGTCACCCACCGCGAGGTGCTGGCGTTCCGGGAGCGCGAACTGCGCGCCCGCCACCACCTCACCCTCAACGCCGGCACCGCCTACGCCCGTACGCTGCGCCTGCTCGGCCGCTACCGCGACGCCACCTCCGGCCAGGAACTCAACGCCCGGCTGCACCTGCAGGTGATGGGCGCGCACACCCCGCAGACCCTGCGCGCCGAGCACAACCTCGCGCTGTGCCTGCGCCGCTCCGGCGACACCGCCCGCGCCGCCGCGCTCCTCGCCGACCTCGTCGAGCGCTCCCGCCGGGTGCAGGGGCCCCGCCACCCCGAGACGCTGATGGTGCGCGCCGACCACGCCACCTTCCTGCGGGAGCACGGCGACCTCGGGCACGCCCGCGACCTCGCCGAGGAGGTCGCCGAGCGCTACCGCGCCCTGGCCGGCGAACGCCACCCCTACACCGTCGGCACCCTCGGCAACGTCGGGCTGGTCCGCGCCGAGTTCGGGGACTCCGCCGAGGCGCTGGCCCTCGCGGACCGGGCGCTCGGCGGGATGACCGAGGCGATGGGTCCCGACCACCCCTGGACGCTGGGCTGCGCGCTGAACGCCGGCGCCGCCCGCAACCGGGTGGACGACGAGGAGGGGGCGGTGGAACTGGGCCGCGCCACCCTCGCGCGCGCCAAGGCCGCGCTGGGCGACACCCATCCGCTGACCCTCTCCGCGAAGACGGCGCTCGCCGAGGACCTGCGGGCGCTGCGCCGTGGCCAGGAGGCGGCGAAGCTGGAGCAGGAGGCGATCGGGCAGCTCTCCGAGACGCTGGGCCCCGAGCACCCGCACACCCTGTCCGCCCGGCGCCGCCGCCGCCCGTACTGGGACTTCGAACCGCAGCCCGTCTAG